Proteins co-encoded in one Gallus gallus isolate bGalGal1 chromosome 27, bGalGal1.mat.broiler.GRCg7b, whole genome shotgun sequence genomic window:
- the MPP2 gene encoding MAGUK p55 subfamily member 2 isoform X4, translated as MLLSHIHSPFACLCSLYTAMLLLHTRVLRRGSGCRRHRWGLWYPDLDRRRAGGRALLPVAMSSGPGPGASLSAPSAPLGPQAMQQVLDNLLGLPSAPGAADLDLIFLRGIMESPIVRSLAKAHERLEETKLEAVRDNNVELVQEILHDIGHLVQQDSAAAELARILREPHFQSLLETHDSVASKSYETPPPSPVLDPTFNNQPVPPDAVRMVGIRKTAGENLGVTFRVERGELVIARILHGGMVAQQGLLHVGDVIREVNGQEVGSDPRVLQDSLRHASGSVVLKILPSYQEPHPPRQVFVKCHFDYDPASDSLIPCKEAGLRFAAGDLLQIVNQDDPNWWQACHVEGGSAGLIPSQLLEEKRKAFVKRDLEVAPTSGALCSSLSGKRKKRMMYLTTKNAEFDRHELLIYEEVARMPPFRRKTLVLIGAQGVGRRSLKNKLIMSDQARYGTTIPYTSRKPKDSEKDGHGYHFVSRGEMEADIKAGHYLEHGEYEGNLYGTKIDSIRAVVNAGKMCILDVNPQAVKVLRTAEFVPYVVFIEAPSAETLRAMNRAALESGVAIKQLTEADARRTVEESSRIQHGYSHYFDLSLTNDNLEHTFGQLREAMENLRAEPQWVPVTWVY; from the exons ATGCTCCTTTCACATATCCATTCTCCTTTTGCATGCCTGTGCTCCCTTTACACGGCCATGCTCCTGTTGCACACCCGTGTGCTGCGGCGAGGCTCGGGGTGCAGAAGGCACCGGTGGGGGCTGTGGTACCCGGATCTGGACAGGAGGCGGGCAGGAGGCCGGGCTCTGCTGCCTGTAGCCATGAGCAGTGGCCCTGGCCCTGGGGCCTCGCTGTCTGCTCCTAGCGCCCCGCTGGGTCCCCAAG cCATGCAGCAAGTCCTCGACAACCTCCTGGGCCTCCCCAGCGCCCCGGGTGCTGCTGACCTTGACCTCATCTTCCTCCGCGGCATCATGGAGAGCCCAATAGTAAGGTCCTTGGCAAAG GCCCACGAGCGACTGGAGGAGACAAAGCTGGAGGCAGTGCGGGATAACAATGTGGAGCTGGTGCAGGAGATCCTGCATGACATTGGACACCTGGTGCAGCAGGACAGTGCAGCAGCCGAGCTGGCCCGCATCCTGCGTGAGCCTCACTTCCAG TCCCTACTGGAGACCCATGACTCAGTGGCCTCCAAGAGCTATGAGACACCCCCGCCCAGCCCTGTCCTGGATCCAACCTTCAACAACCAGCCTGTGCCCCCCGACGCCGTACGTATGGTGGGCATTCGCAAGACAGCCGGGGAGAACCTG GGAGTGACGTTCCGGGTGGAGCGGGGGGAGCTGGTGATTGCCCGCATCCTGCATGGGGGCATGGTGGCCCAGCAGGGCCTGCTGCACGTAGGGGACGTCATCCGGGAGGTGAATGGGCAGGAGGTGGGCAGCGACCCACgggtgctgcaggacagcctgCGCCATGCCAGTGGTAGCGTCGTCCTCAAGATCCTGCCCAGCTACCAGGAGCCACACCCGCCCCGGCAG GTCTTTGTGAAGTGCCACTTCGACTACGACCCAGCCTCTGATAGcctcattccctgcaaggagGCCGGGCTCCGCTTTGCCGCCGGAGACCTGCTGCAGATCGTCAACCAGGATGACCCCAACTGGTGGCAG GCATGCCATGTGGAGGGGGGCAGTGCAGGTCTTATCCCcagccagctgctggaggagaagcGAAAAGCCTTCGTAAAGCGAGACTTGGAGGTGGCCCCCACATCTG GAGCCCTGTGCAGCAGCCTCagtgggaagaggaagaagaggatgaTGTACCTGACCACAAAGAATGCCG AGTTTGACCGCCATGAGCTGTTGATCTATGAGGAGGTGGCCCGCATGCCACCTTTCCGGAGGAAAACCCTAGTGCTTATCGGTGCCCAGGGCGTGGGGCGACGCAGCCTCAAGAACAAGCTCATCATGTCTGACCAAGCACGCTATGGCACCACCATCCCCT ACACGTCACGGAAGCCCAAGGACAGCGAGAAAGATGGGCATGGGTACCACTTCGTGTCACGGGGTGAGATGGAGGCAGACATCAAGGCAGGTCACTATCTGGAGCACGGCGAGTATGAGGGCAACCTCTACGGGACCAAGATTGACTCCATTCGTGCTGTGGTGAACGCTGGCAAGATGTGCATCCTGGATGTCAACCCACAG GCAGTGAAGGTGCTTAGGACAGCAGAATTCGTGCCCTATGTGGTGTTCATCGAAGCCCCCAGTGCTGAAACCCTGCGGGCCATGAACCGGGCAGCACTGGAGAGTGGCGTGGCTATCAAACAGCTCACG GAGGCTGATGCCCGGCGGACAGTAGAGGAGAGCAGTCGCATACAGCATGGCTACAGCCATTACTTTGACCTGAGTCTGACCAATGACAACCTGGAGCACACCTTTGGACAGCTGCGTGAGGCCATGGAGAACCTGCGTGCTGAGCCCCAGTGGGTGCCTGTCACCTGGGTCTATTAA
- the MPP2 gene encoding MAGUK p55 subfamily member 2 isoform X2 produces MLLSHIHSPFACLCSLYTAMLLLHTRVLRRGSGCRRHRWGLWYPDLDRRRAGGRALLPVAMSSGPGPGASLSAPSAPLGPQAMQQVLDNLLGLPSAPGAADLDLIFLRGIMESPIVRSLAKAHERLEETKLEAVRDNNVELVQEILHDIGHLVQQDSAAAELARILREPHFQSLLETHDSVASKSYETPPPSPVLDPTFNNQPVPPDAVRMVGIRKTAGENLGVTFRVERGELVIARILHGGMVAQQGLLHVGDVIREVNGQEVGSDPRVLQDSLRHASGSVVLKILPSYQEPHPPRQVFVKCHFDYDPASDSLIPCKEAGLRFAAGDLLQIVNQDDPNWWQACHVEGGSAGLIPSQLLEEKRKAFVKRDLEVAPTSGALCSSLSGKRKKRMMYLTTKNAEFDRHELLIYEEVARMPPFRRKTLVLIGAQGVGRRSLKNKLIMSDQARYGTTIPFMSQHCYHHHVLNGTPRVGWHWVLRVTLRADTSRKPKDSEKDGHGYHFVSRGEMEADIKAGHYLEHGEYEGNLYGTKIDSIRAVVNAGKMCILDVNPQAVKVLRTAEFVPYVVFIEAPSAETLRAMNRAALESGVAIKQLTEADARRTVEESSRIQHGYSHYFDLSLTNDNLEHTFGQLREAMENLRAEPQWVPVTWVY; encoded by the exons ATGCTCCTTTCACATATCCATTCTCCTTTTGCATGCCTGTGCTCCCTTTACACGGCCATGCTCCTGTTGCACACCCGTGTGCTGCGGCGAGGCTCGGGGTGCAGAAGGCACCGGTGGGGGCTGTGGTACCCGGATCTGGACAGGAGGCGGGCAGGAGGCCGGGCTCTGCTGCCTGTAGCCATGAGCAGTGGCCCTGGCCCTGGGGCCTCGCTGTCTGCTCCTAGCGCCCCGCTGGGTCCCCAAG cCATGCAGCAAGTCCTCGACAACCTCCTGGGCCTCCCCAGCGCCCCGGGTGCTGCTGACCTTGACCTCATCTTCCTCCGCGGCATCATGGAGAGCCCAATAGTAAGGTCCTTGGCAAAG GCCCACGAGCGACTGGAGGAGACAAAGCTGGAGGCAGTGCGGGATAACAATGTGGAGCTGGTGCAGGAGATCCTGCATGACATTGGACACCTGGTGCAGCAGGACAGTGCAGCAGCCGAGCTGGCCCGCATCCTGCGTGAGCCTCACTTCCAG TCCCTACTGGAGACCCATGACTCAGTGGCCTCCAAGAGCTATGAGACACCCCCGCCCAGCCCTGTCCTGGATCCAACCTTCAACAACCAGCCTGTGCCCCCCGACGCCGTACGTATGGTGGGCATTCGCAAGACAGCCGGGGAGAACCTG GGAGTGACGTTCCGGGTGGAGCGGGGGGAGCTGGTGATTGCCCGCATCCTGCATGGGGGCATGGTGGCCCAGCAGGGCCTGCTGCACGTAGGGGACGTCATCCGGGAGGTGAATGGGCAGGAGGTGGGCAGCGACCCACgggtgctgcaggacagcctgCGCCATGCCAGTGGTAGCGTCGTCCTCAAGATCCTGCCCAGCTACCAGGAGCCACACCCGCCCCGGCAG GTCTTTGTGAAGTGCCACTTCGACTACGACCCAGCCTCTGATAGcctcattccctgcaaggagGCCGGGCTCCGCTTTGCCGCCGGAGACCTGCTGCAGATCGTCAACCAGGATGACCCCAACTGGTGGCAG GCATGCCATGTGGAGGGGGGCAGTGCAGGTCTTATCCCcagccagctgctggaggagaagcGAAAAGCCTTCGTAAAGCGAGACTTGGAGGTGGCCCCCACATCTG GAGCCCTGTGCAGCAGCCTCagtgggaagaggaagaagaggatgaTGTACCTGACCACAAAGAATGCCG AGTTTGACCGCCATGAGCTGTTGATCTATGAGGAGGTGGCCCGCATGCCACCTTTCCGGAGGAAAACCCTAGTGCTTATCGGTGCCCAGGGCGTGGGGCGACGCAGCCTCAAGAACAAGCTCATCATGTCTGACCAAGCACGCTATGGCACCACCATCCCCT TTATGTCACAGCACTGTTACCATCACCATGTACTGAATGGAACCCCCAGGGTGGGCTGGCATTGGGTGCTCAGGGTGACATTGCGGGCAGACACGTCACGGAAGCCCAAGGACAGCGAGAAAGATGGGCATGGGTACCACTTCGTGTCACGGGGTGAGATGGAGGCAGACATCAAGGCAGGTCACTATCTGGAGCACGGCGAGTATGAGGGCAACCTCTACGGGACCAAGATTGACTCCATTCGTGCTGTGGTGAACGCTGGCAAGATGTGCATCCTGGATGTCAACCCACAG GCAGTGAAGGTGCTTAGGACAGCAGAATTCGTGCCCTATGTGGTGTTCATCGAAGCCCCCAGTGCTGAAACCCTGCGGGCCATGAACCGGGCAGCACTGGAGAGTGGCGTGGCTATCAAACAGCTCACG GAGGCTGATGCCCGGCGGACAGTAGAGGAGAGCAGTCGCATACAGCATGGCTACAGCCATTACTTTGACCTGAGTCTGACCAATGACAACCTGGAGCACACCTTTGGACAGCTGCGTGAGGCCATGGAGAACCTGCGTGCTGAGCCCCAGTGGGTGCCTGTCACCTGGGTCTATTAA
- the MPP2 gene encoding MAGUK p55 subfamily member 2 isoform X8: MSSGPGPGASLSAPSAPLGPQAMQQVLDNLLGLPSAPGAADLDLIFLRGIMESPIVRSLAKAHERLEETKLEAVRDNNVELVQEILHDIGHLVQQDSAAAELARILREPHFQSLLETHDSVASKSYETPPPSPVLDPTFNNQPVPPDAVRMVGIRKTAGENLGVTFRVERGELVIARILHGGMVAQQGLLHVGDVIREVNGQEVGSDPRVLQDSLRHASGSVVLKILPSYQEPHPPRQVFVKCHFDYDPASDSLIPCKEAGLRFAAGDLLQIVNQDDPNWWQACHVEGGSAGLIPSQLLEEKRKAFVKRDLEVAPTSAGALCSSLSGKRKKRMMYLTTKNAEFDRHELLIYEEVARMPPFRRKTLVLIGAQGVGRRSLKNKLIMSDQARYGTTIPYTSRKPKDSEKDGHGYHFVSRGEMEADIKAGHYLEHGEYEGNLYGTKIDSIRAVVNAGKMCILDVNPQAVKVLRTAEFVPYVVFIEAPSAETLRAMNRAALESGVAIKQLTEADARRTVEESSRIQHGYSHYFDLSLTNDNLEHTFGQLREAMENLRAEPQWVPVTWVY, encoded by the exons ATGAGCAGTGGCCCTGGCCCTGGGGCCTCGCTGTCTGCTCCTAGCGCCCCGCTGGGTCCCCAAG cCATGCAGCAAGTCCTCGACAACCTCCTGGGCCTCCCCAGCGCCCCGGGTGCTGCTGACCTTGACCTCATCTTCCTCCGCGGCATCATGGAGAGCCCAATAGTAAGGTCCTTGGCAAAG GCCCACGAGCGACTGGAGGAGACAAAGCTGGAGGCAGTGCGGGATAACAATGTGGAGCTGGTGCAGGAGATCCTGCATGACATTGGACACCTGGTGCAGCAGGACAGTGCAGCAGCCGAGCTGGCCCGCATCCTGCGTGAGCCTCACTTCCAG TCCCTACTGGAGACCCATGACTCAGTGGCCTCCAAGAGCTATGAGACACCCCCGCCCAGCCCTGTCCTGGATCCAACCTTCAACAACCAGCCTGTGCCCCCCGACGCCGTACGTATGGTGGGCATTCGCAAGACAGCCGGGGAGAACCTG GGAGTGACGTTCCGGGTGGAGCGGGGGGAGCTGGTGATTGCCCGCATCCTGCATGGGGGCATGGTGGCCCAGCAGGGCCTGCTGCACGTAGGGGACGTCATCCGGGAGGTGAATGGGCAGGAGGTGGGCAGCGACCCACgggtgctgcaggacagcctgCGCCATGCCAGTGGTAGCGTCGTCCTCAAGATCCTGCCCAGCTACCAGGAGCCACACCCGCCCCGGCAG GTCTTTGTGAAGTGCCACTTCGACTACGACCCAGCCTCTGATAGcctcattccctgcaaggagGCCGGGCTCCGCTTTGCCGCCGGAGACCTGCTGCAGATCGTCAACCAGGATGACCCCAACTGGTGGCAG GCATGCCATGTGGAGGGGGGCAGTGCAGGTCTTATCCCcagccagctgctggaggagaagcGAAAAGCCTTCGTAAAGCGAGACTTGGAGGTGGCCCCCACATCTG CAGGAGCCCTGTGCAGCAGCCTCagtgggaagaggaagaagaggatgaTGTACCTGACCACAAAGAATGCCG AGTTTGACCGCCATGAGCTGTTGATCTATGAGGAGGTGGCCCGCATGCCACCTTTCCGGAGGAAAACCCTAGTGCTTATCGGTGCCCAGGGCGTGGGGCGACGCAGCCTCAAGAACAAGCTCATCATGTCTGACCAAGCACGCTATGGCACCACCATCCCCT ACACGTCACGGAAGCCCAAGGACAGCGAGAAAGATGGGCATGGGTACCACTTCGTGTCACGGGGTGAGATGGAGGCAGACATCAAGGCAGGTCACTATCTGGAGCACGGCGAGTATGAGGGCAACCTCTACGGGACCAAGATTGACTCCATTCGTGCTGTGGTGAACGCTGGCAAGATGTGCATCCTGGATGTCAACCCACAG GCAGTGAAGGTGCTTAGGACAGCAGAATTCGTGCCCTATGTGGTGTTCATCGAAGCCCCCAGTGCTGAAACCCTGCGGGCCATGAACCGGGCAGCACTGGAGAGTGGCGTGGCTATCAAACAGCTCACG GAGGCTGATGCCCGGCGGACAGTAGAGGAGAGCAGTCGCATACAGCATGGCTACAGCCATTACTTTGACCTGAGTCTGACCAATGACAACCTGGAGCACACCTTTGGACAGCTGCGTGAGGCCATGGAGAACCTGCGTGCTGAGCCCCAGTGGGTGCCTGTCACCTGGGTCTATTAA
- the MPP2 gene encoding MAGUK p55 subfamily member 2 isoform X27, translating into MYFPCAHERLEETKLEAVRDNNVELVQEILHDIGHLVQQDSAAAELARILREPHFQSLLETHDSVASKSYETPPPSPVLDPTFNNQPVPPDAVRMVGIRKTAGENLGVTFRVERGELVIARILHGGMVAQQGLLHVGDVIREVNGQEVGSDPRVLQDSLRHASGSVVLKILPSYQEPHPPRQRDLSAVSPTLHISCVLSPREEQRSTVSKSFGTAPPGTVCPQARCCCLCAHFLPSQGLDTAVAYTCTRVPLQLHYAWVQGCVFVKCHFDYDPASDSLIPCKEAGLRFAAGDLLQIVNQDDPNWWQACHVEGGSAGLIPSQLLEEKRKAFVKRDLEVAPTSAGALCSSLSGKRKKRMMYLTTKNAEFDRHELLIYEEVARMPPFRRKTLVLIGAQGVGRRSLKNKLIMSDQARYGTTIPFMSQHCYHHHVLNGTPRVGWHWVLRVTLRADTSRKPKDSEKDGHGYHFVSRGEMEADIKAGHYLEHGEYEGNLYGTKIDSIRAVVNAGKMCILDVNPQAVKVLRTAEFVPYVVFIEAPSAETLRAMNRAALESGVAIKQLTEADARRTVEESSRIQHGYSHYFDLSLTNDNLEHTFGQLREAMENLRAEPQWVPVTWVY; encoded by the exons ATGTACTTTCCCTGT GCCCACGAGCGACTGGAGGAGACAAAGCTGGAGGCAGTGCGGGATAACAATGTGGAGCTGGTGCAGGAGATCCTGCATGACATTGGACACCTGGTGCAGCAGGACAGTGCAGCAGCCGAGCTGGCCCGCATCCTGCGTGAGCCTCACTTCCAG TCCCTACTGGAGACCCATGACTCAGTGGCCTCCAAGAGCTATGAGACACCCCCGCCCAGCCCTGTCCTGGATCCAACCTTCAACAACCAGCCTGTGCCCCCCGACGCCGTACGTATGGTGGGCATTCGCAAGACAGCCGGGGAGAACCTG GGAGTGACGTTCCGGGTGGAGCGGGGGGAGCTGGTGATTGCCCGCATCCTGCATGGGGGCATGGTGGCCCAGCAGGGCCTGCTGCACGTAGGGGACGTCATCCGGGAGGTGAATGGGCAGGAGGTGGGCAGCGACCCACgggtgctgcaggacagcctgCGCCATGCCAGTGGTAGCGTCGTCCTCAAGATCCTGCCCAGCTACCAGGAGCCACACCCGCCCCGGCAG CGGGACTTGAGTGCTGTGTCCCCTACCCTGCACATCAGCTGCGTGCTGTCACCCAGAGAGGAACAAAGAAGCACTGTCAGCAAGTCCTTTGGCACAGCACCGCCTGGCACAGTGTGTCCCCAGgcacgctgctgctgcctgtgtgcaCACTTCCTGCCCAGCCAGGGATTGGACACTGCTGTTGCATACACATGCACACGTGTGCCATTGCAGCTGCACTATGCCtgggtgcagggctgt GTCTTTGTGAAGTGCCACTTCGACTACGACCCAGCCTCTGATAGcctcattccctgcaaggagGCCGGGCTCCGCTTTGCCGCCGGAGACCTGCTGCAGATCGTCAACCAGGATGACCCCAACTGGTGGCAG GCATGCCATGTGGAGGGGGGCAGTGCAGGTCTTATCCCcagccagctgctggaggagaagcGAAAAGCCTTCGTAAAGCGAGACTTGGAGGTGGCCCCCACATCTG CAGGAGCCCTGTGCAGCAGCCTCagtgggaagaggaagaagaggatgaTGTACCTGACCACAAAGAATGCCG AGTTTGACCGCCATGAGCTGTTGATCTATGAGGAGGTGGCCCGCATGCCACCTTTCCGGAGGAAAACCCTAGTGCTTATCGGTGCCCAGGGCGTGGGGCGACGCAGCCTCAAGAACAAGCTCATCATGTCTGACCAAGCACGCTATGGCACCACCATCCCCT TTATGTCACAGCACTGTTACCATCACCATGTACTGAATGGAACCCCCAGGGTGGGCTGGCATTGGGTGCTCAGGGTGACATTGCGGGCAGACACGTCACGGAAGCCCAAGGACAGCGAGAAAGATGGGCATGGGTACCACTTCGTGTCACGGGGTGAGATGGAGGCAGACATCAAGGCAGGTCACTATCTGGAGCACGGCGAGTATGAGGGCAACCTCTACGGGACCAAGATTGACTCCATTCGTGCTGTGGTGAACGCTGGCAAGATGTGCATCCTGGATGTCAACCCACAG GCAGTGAAGGTGCTTAGGACAGCAGAATTCGTGCCCTATGTGGTGTTCATCGAAGCCCCCAGTGCTGAAACCCTGCGGGCCATGAACCGGGCAGCACTGGAGAGTGGCGTGGCTATCAAACAGCTCACG GAGGCTGATGCCCGGCGGACAGTAGAGGAGAGCAGTCGCATACAGCATGGCTACAGCCATTACTTTGACCTGAGTCTGACCAATGACAACCTGGAGCACACCTTTGGACAGCTGCGTGAGGCCATGGAGAACCTGCGTGCTGAGCCCCAGTGGGTGCCTGTCACCTGGGTCTATTAA
- the MPP2 gene encoding MAGUK p55 subfamily member 2 isoform X6, which translates to MLLSHIHSPFACLCSLYTAMLLLHTRVLRRGSGCRRHRWGLWYPDLDRRRAGGRALLPVAMSSGPGPGASLSAPSAPLGPQAMQQVLDNLLGLPSAPGAADLDLIFLRGIMESPIAHERLEETKLEAVRDNNVELVQEILHDIGHLVQQDSAAAELARILREPHFQSLLETHDSVASKSYETPPPSPVLDPTFNNQPVPPDAVRMVGIRKTAGENLGVTFRVERGELVIARILHGGMVAQQGLLHVGDVIREVNGQEVGSDPRVLQDSLRHASGSVVLKILPSYQEPHPPRQVFVKCHFDYDPASDSLIPCKEAGLRFAAGDLLQIVNQDDPNWWQACHVEGGSAGLIPSQLLEEKRKAFVKRDLEVAPTSGALCSSLSGKRKKRMMYLTTKNAEFDRHELLIYEEVARMPPFRRKTLVLIGAQGVGRRSLKNKLIMSDQARYGTTIPYTSRKPKDSEKDGHGYHFVSRGEMEADIKAGHYLEHGEYEGNLYGTKIDSIRAVVNAGKMCILDVNPQAVKVLRTAEFVPYVVFIEAPSAETLRAMNRAALESGVAIKQLTEADARRTVEESSRIQHGYSHYFDLSLTNDNLEHTFGQLREAMENLRAEPQWVPVTWVY; encoded by the exons ATGCTCCTTTCACATATCCATTCTCCTTTTGCATGCCTGTGCTCCCTTTACACGGCCATGCTCCTGTTGCACACCCGTGTGCTGCGGCGAGGCTCGGGGTGCAGAAGGCACCGGTGGGGGCTGTGGTACCCGGATCTGGACAGGAGGCGGGCAGGAGGCCGGGCTCTGCTGCCTGTAGCCATGAGCAGTGGCCCTGGCCCTGGGGCCTCGCTGTCTGCTCCTAGCGCCCCGCTGGGTCCCCAAG cCATGCAGCAAGTCCTCGACAACCTCCTGGGCCTCCCCAGCGCCCCGGGTGCTGCTGACCTTGACCTCATCTTCCTCCGCGGCATCATGGAGAGCCCAATA GCCCACGAGCGACTGGAGGAGACAAAGCTGGAGGCAGTGCGGGATAACAATGTGGAGCTGGTGCAGGAGATCCTGCATGACATTGGACACCTGGTGCAGCAGGACAGTGCAGCAGCCGAGCTGGCCCGCATCCTGCGTGAGCCTCACTTCCAG TCCCTACTGGAGACCCATGACTCAGTGGCCTCCAAGAGCTATGAGACACCCCCGCCCAGCCCTGTCCTGGATCCAACCTTCAACAACCAGCCTGTGCCCCCCGACGCCGTACGTATGGTGGGCATTCGCAAGACAGCCGGGGAGAACCTG GGAGTGACGTTCCGGGTGGAGCGGGGGGAGCTGGTGATTGCCCGCATCCTGCATGGGGGCATGGTGGCCCAGCAGGGCCTGCTGCACGTAGGGGACGTCATCCGGGAGGTGAATGGGCAGGAGGTGGGCAGCGACCCACgggtgctgcaggacagcctgCGCCATGCCAGTGGTAGCGTCGTCCTCAAGATCCTGCCCAGCTACCAGGAGCCACACCCGCCCCGGCAG GTCTTTGTGAAGTGCCACTTCGACTACGACCCAGCCTCTGATAGcctcattccctgcaaggagGCCGGGCTCCGCTTTGCCGCCGGAGACCTGCTGCAGATCGTCAACCAGGATGACCCCAACTGGTGGCAG GCATGCCATGTGGAGGGGGGCAGTGCAGGTCTTATCCCcagccagctgctggaggagaagcGAAAAGCCTTCGTAAAGCGAGACTTGGAGGTGGCCCCCACATCTG GAGCCCTGTGCAGCAGCCTCagtgggaagaggaagaagaggatgaTGTACCTGACCACAAAGAATGCCG AGTTTGACCGCCATGAGCTGTTGATCTATGAGGAGGTGGCCCGCATGCCACCTTTCCGGAGGAAAACCCTAGTGCTTATCGGTGCCCAGGGCGTGGGGCGACGCAGCCTCAAGAACAAGCTCATCATGTCTGACCAAGCACGCTATGGCACCACCATCCCCT ACACGTCACGGAAGCCCAAGGACAGCGAGAAAGATGGGCATGGGTACCACTTCGTGTCACGGGGTGAGATGGAGGCAGACATCAAGGCAGGTCACTATCTGGAGCACGGCGAGTATGAGGGCAACCTCTACGGGACCAAGATTGACTCCATTCGTGCTGTGGTGAACGCTGGCAAGATGTGCATCCTGGATGTCAACCCACAG GCAGTGAAGGTGCTTAGGACAGCAGAATTCGTGCCCTATGTGGTGTTCATCGAAGCCCCCAGTGCTGAAACCCTGCGGGCCATGAACCGGGCAGCACTGGAGAGTGGCGTGGCTATCAAACAGCTCACG GAGGCTGATGCCCGGCGGACAGTAGAGGAGAGCAGTCGCATACAGCATGGCTACAGCCATTACTTTGACCTGAGTCTGACCAATGACAACCTGGAGCACACCTTTGGACAGCTGCGTGAGGCCATGGAGAACCTGCGTGCTGAGCCCCAGTGGGTGCCTGTCACCTGGGTCTATTAA
- the MPP2 gene encoding MAGUK p55 subfamily member 2 isoform X28: protein MLLSHIHSPFACLCSLYTAMLLLHTRVLRRGSGCRRHRWGLWYPDLDRRRAGGRALLPVAMSSGPGPGASLSAPSAPLGPQAMQQVLDNLLGLPSAPGAADLDLIFLRGIMESPIVRSLAKAHERLEETKLEAVRDNNVELVQEILHDIGHLVQQDSAAAELARILREPHFQSLLETHDSVASKSYETPPPSPVLDPTFNNQPVPPDAVRMVGIRKTAGENLGVTFRVERGELVIARILHGGMVAQQGLLHVGDVIREVNGQEVGSDPRVLQDSLRHASGSVVLKILPSYQEPHPPRQRDLSAVSPTLHISCVLSPREEQRSTVSKSFGTAPPGTVCPQARCCCLCAHFLPSQGLDTAVAYTCTRVPLQLHYAWVQGCVFVKCHFDYDPASDSLIPCKEAGLRFAAGDLLQIVNQDDPNWWQACHVEGGSAGLIPSQLLEEKRKAFVKRDLEVAPTSAGALCSSLSGKRKKRMMYLTTKNAEFDRHELLIYEEVARMPPFRRKTLVLIGAQGVGRRSLKNKLIMSDQARYGTTIPWWAGIGCSG from the exons ATGCTCCTTTCACATATCCATTCTCCTTTTGCATGCCTGTGCTCCCTTTACACGGCCATGCTCCTGTTGCACACCCGTGTGCTGCGGCGAGGCTCGGGGTGCAGAAGGCACCGGTGGGGGCTGTGGTACCCGGATCTGGACAGGAGGCGGGCAGGAGGCCGGGCTCTGCTGCCTGTAGCCATGAGCAGTGGCCCTGGCCCTGGGGCCTCGCTGTCTGCTCCTAGCGCCCCGCTGGGTCCCCAAG cCATGCAGCAAGTCCTCGACAACCTCCTGGGCCTCCCCAGCGCCCCGGGTGCTGCTGACCTTGACCTCATCTTCCTCCGCGGCATCATGGAGAGCCCAATAGTAAGGTCCTTGGCAAAG GCCCACGAGCGACTGGAGGAGACAAAGCTGGAGGCAGTGCGGGATAACAATGTGGAGCTGGTGCAGGAGATCCTGCATGACATTGGACACCTGGTGCAGCAGGACAGTGCAGCAGCCGAGCTGGCCCGCATCCTGCGTGAGCCTCACTTCCAG TCCCTACTGGAGACCCATGACTCAGTGGCCTCCAAGAGCTATGAGACACCCCCGCCCAGCCCTGTCCTGGATCCAACCTTCAACAACCAGCCTGTGCCCCCCGACGCCGTACGTATGGTGGGCATTCGCAAGACAGCCGGGGAGAACCTG GGAGTGACGTTCCGGGTGGAGCGGGGGGAGCTGGTGATTGCCCGCATCCTGCATGGGGGCATGGTGGCCCAGCAGGGCCTGCTGCACGTAGGGGACGTCATCCGGGAGGTGAATGGGCAGGAGGTGGGCAGCGACCCACgggtgctgcaggacagcctgCGCCATGCCAGTGGTAGCGTCGTCCTCAAGATCCTGCCCAGCTACCAGGAGCCACACCCGCCCCGGCAG CGGGACTTGAGTGCTGTGTCCCCTACCCTGCACATCAGCTGCGTGCTGTCACCCAGAGAGGAACAAAGAAGCACTGTCAGCAAGTCCTTTGGCACAGCACCGCCTGGCACAGTGTGTCCCCAGgcacgctgctgctgcctgtgtgcaCACTTCCTGCCCAGCCAGGGATTGGACACTGCTGTTGCATACACATGCACACGTGTGCCATTGCAGCTGCACTATGCCtgggtgcagggctgt GTCTTTGTGAAGTGCCACTTCGACTACGACCCAGCCTCTGATAGcctcattccctgcaaggagGCCGGGCTCCGCTTTGCCGCCGGAGACCTGCTGCAGATCGTCAACCAGGATGACCCCAACTGGTGGCAG GCATGCCATGTGGAGGGGGGCAGTGCAGGTCTTATCCCcagccagctgctggaggagaagcGAAAAGCCTTCGTAAAGCGAGACTTGGAGGTGGCCCCCACATCTG CAGGAGCCCTGTGCAGCAGCCTCagtgggaagaggaagaagaggatgaTGTACCTGACCACAAAGAATGCCG AGTTTGACCGCCATGAGCTGTTGATCTATGAGGAGGTGGCCCGCATGCCACCTTTCCGGAGGAAAACCCTAGTGCTTATCGGTGCCCAGGGCGTGGGGCGACGCAGCCTCAAGAACAAGCTCATCATGTCTGACCAAGCACGCTATGGCACCACCATCCCCT GGTGGGCTGGCATTGGGTGCTCAGGGTGA